The segment AAGGCACTCGAGCACCCGAGGCAAGAAGCGTCGCACGCATTGGAAGCTGAGCCTTCCCTCGAGGTCGCTCTGTTCGCACTGCAGCCAGCCCAAGCGCCCGCACCGCGTCTGCGCCCACTGCGGCTACTACGCCGGCGAGGAGATCATCGCTCAGGAGGCAGCGAAGACATCCTAGGACGTCCGCGGAACTGACGATGGGCCGTCCGGTCAAAGGACCTGTCATCGGGGTGGACGCCATGGGGGGCGACCTCGCCCCACGTGTCGTTATCGAGGGGGCGCTGGAAGCGCTCCGCGAGGCGGACTCGGCGTTCGACGTCGCGCTCATCGGTGACGAGGCCGTGATCATCGAGGAGGCGGAACGCCTCGGTGTCCGCGACAAGCTCCCGCGCATCGTCCACGCCGCCGAGCGGGTGGAGATGGCGGAAGCCGCCGCCTCCTCCGTTCGCCGGAAGCGCGATTCCTCGATCAGCGTATCAGCCCGGCTCCAAAAGGAGCATCAGACCGACGCGCTGGTCTCCGCCGGCAACACCGGCGCCGTCGTCGCCGCGGCACTCTTCGAGCTCGGCCGCATCGAGTCGATCCAGCGTCCCGCGATCGCCACGGTGCTCCCCACGCCGCAGGGGAACGTGGTGGTTCTCGACGTGGGCGCCACGTCCGACTGCAAGCCCTACCACCTCTACCAATTCGCGCTCATGGGGAGCATCTACGCCCGCCTCGTGCTCCACGTGGAGCGTCCGCGCGTCGGGCTCCTGAACATCGGCGAGGAGGCGGAAAAGGGGAGCGAGCT is part of the Candidatus Eisenbacteria bacterium genome and harbors:
- a CDS encoding 50S ribosomal protein L32; the protein is MAVPKRRHSSTRGKKRRTHWKLSLPSRSLCSHCSQPKRPHRVCAHCGYYAGEEIIAQEAAKTS
- the plsX gene encoding phosphate acyltransferase PlsX, with the translated sequence MGRPVKGPVIGVDAMGGDLAPRVVIEGALEALREADSAFDVALIGDEAVIIEEAERLGVRDKLPRIVHAAERVEMAEAAASSVRRKRDSSISVSARLQKEHQTDALVSAGNTGAVVAAALFELGRIESIQRPAIATVLPTPQGNVVVLDVGATSDCKPYHLYQFALMGSIYARLVLHVERPRVGLLNIGEEAEKGSELYYEAHQLLKRSPVHFAGNVEGRDIILGTADVVVCDGFVGNVLLKFAESVIPSISSMIKDEIARHPLSMMAGLLLKPAFHRLRRRLDYAEVGGAPLLGVDGTAIIAHGRSNVRAIKNAIRVAARCAEAKVPDSIRTELQRLAPEAA